The bacterium genome contains a region encoding:
- a CDS encoding flagellar basal body-associated FliL family protein, whose amino-acid sequence MAEEPGKEETKKSGGSSMMPLVIVAVVAGLVAGVLGAVGSRMFGGGSGAKEHASAAAEEKDKAPSVTAVVPFEAFVVNLADPSGNKYLRVELNAVVNDAKVVEQLKTDQLVKTRVRDRILTVLSAKSYQDIGTPAGKEALRKELTKEVNSVLSHDAVQEMLFANFAVQ is encoded by the coding sequence ATGGCCGAAGAACCGGGCAAGGAAGAGACCAAGAAGAGCGGCGGCTCCTCGATGATGCCGCTCGTGATCGTCGCGGTCGTCGCGGGACTCGTCGCGGGGGTGCTCGGCGCGGTCGGCTCGCGCATGTTCGGCGGCGGGAGCGGCGCCAAGGAACACGCGTCCGCGGCGGCCGAGGAGAAGGACAAGGCCCCGTCGGTGACGGCGGTCGTCCCGTTCGAGGCGTTCGTCGTCAACCTCGCCGACCCGTCGGGGAACAAGTACCTGCGGGTCGAGCTGAACGCCGTGGTCAACGACGCCAAGGTCGTCGAGCAGCTCAAGACCGACCAGTTGGTGAAGACGCGCGTGCGCGACCGCATCCTCACCGTCCTCAGCGCCAAGAGCTACCAGGACATCGGCACCCCCGCGGGCAAGGAAGCGCTGCGGAAGGAGCTGACGAAGGAAGTCAACAGCGTCCTCTCGCACGACGCCGTGCAGGAGATGCTCTTCGCCAACTTCGCGGTGCAGTGA